The following coding sequences are from one Mycobacterium bourgelatii window:
- a CDS encoding PPE family protein — protein MSFLTLPPEINSLNLLLGAGSAPLTAVASAWDGLAAELSSASSFFESVTSGLVNGAWQGPASGAMAAAASPYAAWLSAAGIAAEEAASQARVVVSAFESARSMVVHPALIAGNRNSLVRLAVSNLFGQNWPAIAAVESAYEEFWAQDVAAMLSYYGGASSAVSALTPFTKLPLGQLAGVVSQVAGLAGGGGGSVKAVVAGLSSGNVGGLRLGGLLGGFNLSGLLGSLRLGTGNLANVGLHSLGDAGTGAAAAAGRWGSFGRFGWGHFGGAGLQAFVPALSGGGLSSVLSSGALSAVLSSGSLSTLLASPTVTTLLNSPAVGNFLSSPAVGNLLRSPLVSGLLSNPAISSLLSGTALSGKLDGLLAVSPAAAADAVTDIFGNTGTGNIGFGNTGDNNVGFFNTGNGNVGFGNSGFDLRGIFNAGEGNAGLFNTGSYNTGIANSGIGNTGLFNPGNFNTGIGNRGNFNTGSFNDGSFNSGDFNSGDTNTGWFNTGDLNTGIGNSGDINTGIGNSGNMNNGFFVRGDAQGMTGVSYSIHIDRIYVDYGMRFPVNTIISGGTFDITTMPFNIAALDLSSLSNTSGTIGPISVPSITISGPRLNFVLGGPGYTTFGGIVGTIGPIDIPLFSIPAGPGFGNQTGAPSSGFFNSGEGSSSGFFNLGAGSSGWHNQGLGTSGWGNVGDLQSGLRNLGNTVSGWFNVSSLDAAQEAVVSGFGNVGSQVSGFFNDSVTDLTSFSIGLGNVGGLNIGGGNVGQLNIGLGNVGGFNFGGGNLGDMNFGFGDLGSHNFGFGNLGDGNIGFGNTGSGNIGIGNTGNGNIGFGNWGDGNFGFANWGSNNVGIGWLGSGNAGFGGLNAGSDNVGLFNSGTGNRGLFNSGIGNTGIGNTGEYNTGIGNTSIANTGIGNTGSGNAGIGNTGSNNTGSFNVGSFNTGSANPGHLNTGSFNAGSINTGFANVGDVNTGSFNTGSRNFGAFNLGDDVGADGYHIPLNFPAIPIDLLAYTNVAIPITGQFDPITVYPILVDVPVNMNALGLVSISGIVGSAIVEPIVINPIVLMDVVYGADFAMPIQMTFLGQLMLGIPGLSGFGNSSGTVSSGFFNGNATGTSGFFNSSDLSSGFANANGALTSGWYNSGTLLSGWQNLGNAISGLVNTSTLAADTAALISGIGNVGSQVSGYFNGLQAALANWGGS, from the coding sequence GTGAGTTTTCTGACCTTGCCACCTGAGATCAACTCCCTGAACTTGCTGCTCGGCGCGGGTTCGGCGCCGTTGACGGCGGTGGCGTCGGCCTGGGATGGTCTGGCGGCTGAGTTGAGTTCGGCGTCGTCGTTTTTTGAGTCGGTGACTTCCGGTTTGGTCAACGGTGCCTGGCAGGGGCCGGCGTCGGGCGCGATGGCGGCCGCGGCTTCGCCGTATGCGGCGTGGTTGAGTGCGGCGGGGATCGCGGCTGAGGAGGCGGCGTCGCAGGCTCGGGTGGTGGTGTCGGCGTTTGAGTCGGCGCGGTCGATGGTCGTGCATCCGGCGTTGATTGCGGGTAACCGTAATTCGCTGGTGCGGTTGGCGGTGTCCAACTTGTTTGGGCAGAACTGGCCGGCGATCGCGGCGGTGGAGTCGGCCTACGAGGAGTTCTGGGCCCAGGACGTGGCGGCGATGTTGAGCTACTACGGTGGGGCGTCCTCGGCGGTGTCGGCGTTGACGCCGTTCACCAAGTTGCCGTTGGGTCAGTTGGCGGGCGTGGTGTCGCAGGTGGCTGGCTTGGCTGGTGGCGGCGGTGGGAGTGTCAAAGCTGTTGTTGCGGGCTTGAGTTCGGGCAATGTGGGTGGTTTGCGGCTGGGCGGCTTGCTGGGTGGTTTCAACCTGAGCGGGTTGTTGGGCAGTTTGCGGCTGGGTACGGGCAATCTGGCCAACGTGGGCCTGCACAGCCTGGGTGATGCCGGCACGGGTGCGGCGGCGGCGGCCGGGCGCTGGGGGTCGTTCGGTCGCTTTGGTTGGGGACACTTCGGCGGTGCGGGTCTGCAGGCGTTTGTGCCGGCACTGTCGGGTGGGGGCCTGAGCAGCGTGTTGAGCAGCGGGGCGTTGAGCGCTGTGCTGAGCAGTGGCAGTTTGTCCACGTTGCTGGCCAGCCCGACGGTCACCACGTTGTTGAACAGCCCGGCGGTCGGTAATTTCTTGAGCAGTCCGGCCGTGGGCAACTTGCTGCGTAGTCCGTTGGTGAGCGGTTTGTTGAGCAACCCGGCGATCAGCAGCTTGTTGAGTGGGACGGCGCTGTCGGGCAAGTTGGACGGTCTGCTGGCGGTGAGCCCTGCGGCCGCGGCGGATGCGGTCACCGACATCTTTGGTAACACCGGGACCGGCAACATCGGGTTCGGTAACACCGGTGACAACAACGTCGGGTTCTTCAACACCGGTAACGGCAACGTCGGTTTCGGTAACTCCGGGTTTGACCTGCGCGGCATTTTCAACGCCGGTGAGGGTAACGCCGGGTTGTTCAACACCGGTAGTTACAACACCGGTATCGCCAACTCCGGTATCGGCAACACCGGTTTGTTCAACCCGGGCAACTTCAACACCGGTATCGGTAACCGCGGCAACTTCAACACCGGCAGCTTCAACGACGGCAGCTTCAACAGCGGTGACTTCAACAGCGGTGACACCAACACCGGCTGGTTCAACACCGGCGACCTGAACACCGGTATCGGCAACTCCGGCGACATCAACACCGGTATCGGCAACTCCGGCAACATGAACAACGGGTTCTTCGTCCGGGGCGACGCCCAGGGCATGACCGGTGTTTCCTACTCGATCCACATCGACCGGATCTATGTGGACTACGGCATGCGATTCCCGGTGAACACGATCATTTCCGGTGGCACATTCGACATCACCACGATGCCGTTCAACATCGCGGCGCTGGACCTCAGTTCTCTCAGCAACACGAGCGGCACCATCGGTCCGATCAGCGTTCCGTCCATAACGATCAGCGGCCCACGGCTGAACTTCGTGCTCGGCGGCCCCGGATACACCACATTCGGCGGCATCGTCGGCACCATCGGCCCGATCGATATCCCGTTGTTCTCGATCCCGGCGGGCCCGGGCTTTGGCAACCAGACGGGTGCTCCGTCGTCGGGGTTCTTCAACTCCGGCGAGGGCAGTTCTTCAGGGTTCTTCAACCTGGGCGCGGGCAGTTCGGGATGGCACAACCAGGGGCTGGGCACCTCGGGTTGGGGCAACGTGGGCGATCTGCAGTCCGGTTTGCGCAACCTGGGCAACACCGTCTCGGGGTGGTTCAACGTCAGCTCGTTGGACGCGGCGCAGGAGGCGGTGGTCTCCGGGTTCGGCAACGTCGGCAGCCAGGTTTCCGGGTTCTTCAACGACTCAGTGACCGACCTCACCAGCTTCAGCATCGGCCTGGGCAACGTAGGTGGGCTGAACATCGGTGGCGGCAACGTCGGCCAGCTCAACATCGGGTTGGGCAATGTGGGTGGCTTCAACTTCGGTGGCGGCAACCTGGGCGACATGAACTTCGGGTTCGGTGACCTGGGTAGCCACAACTTCGGGTTCGGCAACCTCGGTGATGGCAACATCGGCTTCGGTAACACCGGTTCGGGCAACATCGGTATCGGTAACACCGGTAACGGCAACATCGGTTTCGGTAACTGGGGCGATGGCAACTTCGGCTTCGCCAACTGGGGAAGCAACAACGTCGGTATCGGGTGGCTCGGTAGCGGCAATGCCGGCTTCGGCGGGCTGAACGCCGGTTCTGACAACGTCGGGTTGTTCAACTCCGGCACCGGCAACCGCGGGTTGTTCAACTCCGGCATTGGCAACACCGGTATCGGCAACACCGGTGAGTACAACACCGGTATCGGTAACACCAGCATCGCCAACACCGGTATCGGCAACACCGGCAGCGGCAACGCGGGTATCGGCAACACCGGCAGCAACAACACGGGAAGCTTCAACGTCGGCAGCTTCAACACCGGCAGTGCCAACCCGGGTCATCTGAACACCGGAAGCTTCAACGCCGGCAGCATCAACACCGGCTTCGCCAATGTCGGCGACGTCAACACCGGGTCGTTCAACACCGGCAGCAGGAACTTCGGCGCATTCAACCTGGGCGACGACGTAGGGGCGGACGGCTACCACATCCCGCTCAACTTCCCGGCGATCCCGATCGACCTATTGGCGTACACGAACGTTGCGATCCCGATCACCGGTCAGTTCGACCCGATCACCGTCTATCCGATCCTTGTCGATGTCCCGGTCAACATGAATGCGCTTGGCCTCGTCAGCATCTCCGGCATCGTCGGGTCCGCAATCGTGGAACCGATCGTCATCAACCCGATCGTCCTGATGGACGTCGTGTACGGGGCGGACTTCGCGATGCCCATTCAGATGACGTTCCTCGGACAACTCATGCTGGGCATACCGGGACTGTCCGGCTTCGGGAACTCCTCCGGAACGGTGTCGTCGGGCTTCTTCAACGGAAATGCCACAGGCACTTCCGGGTTCTTCAACTCGAGCGATCTGAGTTCGGGCTTTGCCAACGCCAACGGGGCGCTGACGTCGGGCTGGTACAACTCCGGCACGTTGCTGTCCGGTTGGCAGAACCTCGGCAACGCCATCTCCGGTCTCGTCAACACCAGCACGCTCGCCGCAGACACCGCAGCTCTGATCTCCGGTATCGGCAACGTCGGCAGCCAGGTCTCGGGCTACTTCAACGGACTGCAGGCGGCGTTGGCGAACTGGGGAGGCAGCTGA
- a CDS encoding PE family protein: MSFLVASPELFAQAAASLDGLRSTISAANGTWSVPITSLLPAAQDEISAAIAAVFGAHAQGYKAISAQAEAFHAQFVQSLSAAGAAYATAETANVSPLQGVLDLINAPSNAVLGRPLIGNGVDGAPGTGANGGAGGLLWGNGGNGGSGADGQVGGNGGAAGLFGTGGAGGTGGAGAAGGNGGAGGILWGNGGAGGTGGVGAGPGLTGGAGGIGGNAGLFGTGGVGGAGGAGGAGDQLAGIHGGDGGVGGRGGNGGALFSTAGAGGVGGAGGAGYTGAASTDPGIAGGTGGNGGNGGAGGAAGGTGLFGAGAAGGQGGAAGLGGDGGAGAAGVDGNIHGGAGGQGGNPGIGGVGGAGSLGAPNGAAGAAATSGGNGGAGGAGYSAAGGSNANGGNGGAGGNGGAVGNGGAGGAGGHGDGSGNGGNGGQGGVGRVGGAGGAGGDGGETGNGGHGGAGGNGAVGVAGADGATPGASGGTGGAGGIGGVGGAGGRGGTISGNGGNGGAGGVGGLGGAGGAGATGADATVAGATGGAGGHGGNGGVGGQGGQGGVGGEALGSGIGGLTGVGGAGGQGGAAGIGGDGGTGGAGSQTVRNGGTGGRGGDPGVGGAGGAGGLNGTGTAVAASGAAGNAATFGGNGGAGGRGWDAIVPGAHGGNGGAGGAGGLVGNGGRGGDGGNGAQGVDGTDPTQTGSGNGGTGGNGGHGGAGGSAGTQAGFGGDGGKGGIGGQGGSGAQGADATDPSKIGGTGGNGGAGGIGGNGGKGGDAPNPLGNLGVGGDGGKGGAAGLGGDGGHGAHGTADHFDGGAGGLGGNPGTVGAGGLGGYGSTFGTDGTSGAAATSGGNGGAGGDGYSDPNPSGLAGGKGGAGGNAGAVGNGGAGGKGGNGAQGIEGEEGTGQTGGTGGVGGQGGAGGKGGSISGNGGAGGAGGIGGKGGTGARGADSTDPTLAGGAAGNGGVGGQGGAGGNGGGVTPGKGTVGVGGDGGQGGDAGIGGRGGDGAAGTSGHIDGSAGGQGGDPGSAGAGGSKGTGSVNGNNGVAGNAATFGGDGGTGGRGFDAEAGSGATGGVGGAGGAGGLLGNGGTGGAGGKGDGSGAGGAGGQGGNSGAQAGSGGDGGAGGAGGATGNGGAGGTGGGGLSPEGVGGTGGKGGAGGATSGDGGIGGDGGVGKVGGGAGGAGGNAGQNGDGGAGGNGGAGLVGANGANGVGSGVNGTNGVAGGYGGRGGDGGAGGTVSGNGGAGGTGGAGGQGGTGGKGANSTNPTTAGGTGGHGGAGGTGGAGGNGGTASKGTAGAAGNGGAGGAAGLGGDGGDGANGTAATVNGSAGGRGGDAGAVGVGGAAGTGSVPGANGANGADATNSGHGGNGGNGFDNGANTNGANGGHGGAGGAGGSHGDGGNGGTGGNGATGATGGASATGGAGGRGGDGGAGGAGGSVLGDAGNGGNAGNGGKGGQGGNGAAGANSSTANGTAGTGGAAGDGGKGGDGGNGGAAGVATNGNNGTAGNAGNGGDGGNAGTAGNGGNGTGNRTNGGTGGAGGDGGAGGNGGKGGAGTATTDGGAGGNGGKGGIGSSGGTGGSATGNTGGNGGNGGTGGNGGAGGNAGAGGDGASGGAAGSAGDGGAAGNGGNGQTGGNGQNSNTAGNREPRPGGNGGQGGVGGAGGDGASGGTAIGGGTNGAASAGGDGGAGGTGGDGGKGGTGGAATSGTVVGATGGAGGSSGDGGAGGAGGKGGAGTTTTPGAAGGNGGQGGSGGTSGAGGTGGAAKGTALGGNGGNAGTAGSGGVGGVGGDGGAGNGGGNGGNAGNSGKGGDGGAGGAGGAPNTGTTGGDGGNGANGGDGGNHASGGKGGQGLGGGTDGDDGQDGDPGLGGSGGAAGTPGANANPGTAGSDGNPGT, from the coding sequence ATGTCGTTCTTGGTGGCTTCCCCAGAATTGTTCGCTCAAGCAGCGGCCAGTCTGGATGGATTGCGCTCTACGATCAGCGCGGCCAATGGAACGTGGTCGGTTCCGATCACGTCGTTGCTACCCGCCGCCCAAGACGAGATCTCGGCGGCTATCGCCGCGGTGTTCGGCGCTCACGCGCAGGGCTATAAGGCGATCAGCGCTCAGGCCGAGGCGTTCCACGCCCAATTCGTGCAGAGTCTGAGCGCCGCCGGCGCGGCGTACGCAACGGCGGAGACGGCCAACGTCTCGCCGCTACAGGGCGTGCTGGACCTGATCAACGCTCCCTCCAACGCGGTATTGGGCCGCCCGCTGATCGGCAACGGCGTCGACGGGGCGCCCGGGACCGGCGCGAACGGCGGCGCCGGCGGTCTGCTGTGGGGCAACGGTGGAAACGGTGGTTCTGGCGCTGACGGCCAGGTCGGCGGTAACGGTGGGGCCGCCGGTCTCTTCGGTACCGGCGGTGCTGGCGGGACCGGTGGTGCCGGCGCTGCTGGCGGAAACGGTGGCGCTGGCGGGATCCTCTGGGGCAACGGCGGTGCCGGCGGAACCGGCGGTGTCGGCGCTGGCCCCGGTCTGACCGGTGGCGCGGGCGGTATCGGCGGAAACGCCGGGTTGTTCGGTACCGGTGGGGTTGGCGGTGCTGGCGGTGCCGGCGGTGCCGGCGACCAACTAGCGGGCATCCACGGCGGTGACGGTGGTGTCGGCGGTAGGGGCGGCAACGGCGGGGCGTTGTTCAGCACCGCCGGGGCGGGCGGTGTCGGCGGTGCCGGTGGCGCCGGCTACACGGGCGCGGCGTCCACCGACCCAGGCATTGCCGGTGGCACCGGAGGTAACGGCGGCAATGGCGGCGCCGGTGGCGCCGCCGGTGGCACTGGCTTGTTCGGGGCCGGCGCCGCGGGCGGCCAGGGCGGTGCGGCCGGACTCGGCGGTGACGGCGGTGCCGGTGCCGCTGGTGTGGACGGAAACATCCACGGCGGTGCTGGCGGGCAGGGTGGCAACCCGGGCATTGGCGGCGTGGGTGGCGCGGGCTCGCTCGGCGCACCCAACGGCGCGGCCGGTGCCGCGGCCACCAGCGGCGGTAACGGCGGCGCCGGCGGCGCGGGCTACAGCGCTGCGGGTGGGTCGAACGCCAATGGCGGCAATGGCGGCGCCGGTGGCAATGGCGGCGCGGTCGGAAACGGTGGCGCCGGTGGCGCCGGCGGCCACGGCGACGGCAGCGGTAACGGCGGCAATGGTGGCCAAGGCGGCGTGGGCCGCGTCGGCGGTGCCGGCGGTGCCGGCGGTGACGGCGGCGAGACGGGCAACGGTGGTCACGGTGGTGCCGGTGGTAACGGAGCGGTCGGTGTCGCAGGGGCCGACGGGGCCACCCCGGGTGCCTCAGGCGGCACGGGCGGAGCCGGCGGTATCGGTGGCGTCGGTGGCGCCGGTGGGCGCGGCGGAACCATCTCGGGCAACGGCGGTAACGGTGGCGCCGGTGGTGTCGGCGGTCTTGGTGGTGCGGGCGGTGCCGGCGCCACTGGGGCGGACGCCACAGTCGCCGGAGCCACCGGCGGGGCCGGCGGCCACGGCGGCAACGGCGGCGTCGGCGGCCAAGGCGGCCAAGGCGGAGTCGGTGGAGAAGCGCTGGGTAGCGGCATCGGTGGTCTCACCGGCGTCGGCGGCGCGGGCGGCCAGGGCGGTGCGGCCGGGATCGGCGGCGACGGCGGGACCGGCGGAGCCGGCAGCCAGACTGTGCGCAATGGCGGTACCGGCGGCCGGGGCGGCGACCCCGGTGTTGGTGGCGCCGGTGGCGCCGGCGGCCTGAACGGCACCGGAACCGCGGTTGCCGCCTCCGGCGCGGCAGGGAATGCCGCGACCTTTGGCGGTAACGGCGGTGCCGGCGGCAGGGGCTGGGACGCCATCGTCCCAGGCGCGCATGGCGGCAACGGCGGCGCAGGCGGTGCCGGTGGCCTCGTCGGCAATGGCGGCAGGGGCGGTGACGGCGGTAACGGCGCGCAAGGCGTCGACGGTACCGACCCGACCCAAACGGGCAGCGGCAACGGCGGGACCGGCGGTAACGGCGGCCACGGCGGCGCTGGTGGTTCGGCCGGGACACAAGCCGGCTTCGGCGGCGACGGCGGTAAGGGCGGCATCGGCGGTCAGGGTGGAAGCGGCGCGCAAGGCGCTGACGCAACCGACCCGTCCAAGATCGGTGGTACCGGCGGAAACGGCGGGGCAGGCGGGATCGGCGGTAATGGTGGTAAGGGCGGCGACGCCCCGAACCCGCTCGGCAACCTGGGCGTCGGCGGTGACGGTGGTAAGGGCGGCGCGGCCGGTCTGGGTGGTGACGGTGGACATGGCGCGCATGGCACCGCTGACCACTTCGACGGTGGCGCCGGCGGCCTAGGCGGTAACCCCGGCACGGTCGGGGCCGGTGGCCTGGGTGGCTACGGCTCGACCTTTGGTACGGACGGAACGAGCGGCGCCGCGGCAACCAGCGGCGGCAACGGTGGCGCCGGCGGCGATGGCTACAGCGACCCCAACCCCAGCGGACTTGCCGGCGGTAAGGGTGGCGCCGGCGGCAACGCCGGTGCGGTCGGTAACGGTGGCGCCGGCGGTAAGGGCGGCAACGGCGCCCAAGGTATCGAGGGTGAAGAGGGCACCGGCCAGACCGGCGGGACCGGCGGCGTCGGCGGGCAAGGCGGCGCCGGCGGCAAGGGTGGCTCCATATCCGGAAACGGCGGTGCCGGTGGCGCCGGCGGTATCGGCGGGAAGGGCGGAACCGGCGCGAGAGGTGCCGACTCGACTGACCCGACTCTGGCTGGTGGCGCAGCCGGCAACGGTGGTGTCGGTGGCCAGGGTGGTGCCGGCGGTAACGGCGGCGGCGTGACCCCAGGAAAGGGAACTGTCGGCGTCGGTGGCGACGGTGGTCAGGGTGGTGACGCCGGTATCGGCGGGCGCGGTGGCGACGGCGCCGCCGGCACCTCAGGCCACATCGACGGCAGTGCTGGTGGTCAGGGTGGCGACCCGGGTAGCGCAGGGGCCGGCGGTAGCAAGGGCACCGGCTCAGTCAACGGTAACAACGGCGTCGCTGGTAATGCGGCCACCTTCGGTGGTGACGGCGGTACCGGCGGTAGGGGCTTCGATGCTGAAGCGGGCTCCGGCGCAACCGGTGGCGTTGGTGGCGCCGGTGGTGCCGGCGGTTTGCTGGGTAACGGCGGTACCGGCGGTGCTGGTGGCAAGGGCGATGGCAGCGGTGCTGGCGGTGCCGGCGGTCAGGGTGGCAACAGCGGTGCGCAGGCTGGCAGCGGTGGTGACGGTGGCGCCGGTGGTGCCGGGGGCGCCACCGGTAACGGCGGCGCCGGTGGTACGGGTGGCGGCGGCCTGTCGCCAGAGGGTGTCGGCGGTACCGGTGGTAAGGGCGGCGCCGGCGGTGCGACATCTGGGGATGGTGGCATCGGTGGTGACGGCGGTGTCGGCAAGGTTGGCGGTGGCGCCGGCGGCGCCGGTGGTAATGCCGGCCAGAACGGCGACGGTGGCGCCGGTGGCAACGGCGGTGCGGGCCTGGTGGGCGCCAATGGCGCAAACGGGGTCGGCTCGGGCGTTAACGGGACCAACGGAGTGGCCGGCGGCTACGGCGGCCGCGGCGGCGACGGCGGCGCCGGGGGCACGGTGTCCGGCAACGGCGGGGCCGGCGGTACGGGTGGCGCTGGCGGACAAGGCGGAACGGGCGGCAAGGGTGCCAACTCGACCAACCCGACCACGGCTGGCGGTACGGGTGGCCACGGTGGTGCCGGCGGTACGGGTGGCGCCGGCGGTAACGGTGGCACTGCCAGCAAGGGCACCGCGGGTGCTGCCGGAAACGGCGGGGCCGGTGGTGCAGCGGGCCTCGGTGGTGACGGCGGCGATGGCGCCAACGGCACGGCGGCCACCGTCAACGGCAGCGCCGGCGGTAGGGGCGGTGACGCAGGCGCGGTCGGGGTCGGCGGCGCGGCGGGCACCGGCTCGGTCCCCGGCGCCAACGGCGCTAACGGCGCCGACGCCACTAACAGTGGCCACGGCGGTAACGGTGGCAACGGCTTCGACAACGGCGCGAACACCAACGGCGCGAACGGTGGCCACGGCGGCGCCGGTGGTGCAGGCGGTTCGCACGGTGACGGCGGTAACGGCGGTACCGGTGGCAACGGCGCGACCGGTGCCACCGGTGGCGCCAGCGCCACTGGCGGCGCCGGCGGCCGGGGTGGCGACGGCGGTGCCGGTGGCGCCGGCGGATCCGTCCTCGGTGACGCGGGTAACGGCGGCAACGCGGGTAACGGCGGTAAGGGCGGCCAGGGCGGCAACGGTGCCGCTGGCGCCAACTCGAGTACCGCCAATGGCACGGCGGGCACCGGCGGCGCCGCGGGCGACGGAGGCAAGGGTGGCGACGGTGGCAACGGTGGCGCCGCGGGTGTGGCCACGAACGGCAACAACGGCACGGCCGGTAACGCCGGTAACGGCGGCGACGGCGGTAACGCCGGGACGGCTGGTAACGGCGGTAACGGCACCGGCAACCGCACCAACGGCGGCACCGGTGGTGCTGGCGGCGATGGTGGCGCCGGCGGCAACGGCGGTAAGGGCGGTGCCGGCACCGCAACCACTGACGGTGGCGCTGGTGGTAACGGTGGCAAGGGTGGCATCGGATCCAGCGGCGGCACCGGCGGTAGCGCCACCGGTAACACCGGCGGCAACGGTGGCAACGGTGGTACTGGTGGCAACGGCGGCGCCGGTGGTAATGCGGGTGCCGGTGGCGATGGCGCGTCAGGTGGCGCCGCGGGTAGCGCTGGAGACGGTGGTGCCGCTGGCAACGGCGGTAACGGCCAAACGGGCGGTAACGGCCAAAACAGCAACACGGCCGGTAACCGCGAGCCACGTCCCGGTGGCAACGGTGGCCAAGGCGGTGTGGGTGGTGCCGGTGGCGATGGCGCGTCCGGTGGCACCGCGATCGGCGGCGGCACCAACGGCGCGGCGAGTGCCGGTGGCGACGGCGGTGCCGGCGGTACCGGCGGCGACGGCGGTAAGGGTGGCACGGGCGGTGCCGCGACCAGTGGCACCGTGGTTGGAGCAACGGGCGGTGCTGGTGGCTCCAGCGGTGATGGCGGTGCTGGTGGCGCCGGCGGTAAGGGTGGTGCGGGAACCACCACCACCCCAGGCGCAGCCGGTGGTAACGGCGGTCAGGGCGGCTCAGGCGGCACGTCAGGTGCTGGCGGCACAGGTGGTGCCGCTAAGGGCACTGCCCTCGGTGGCAACGGCGGCAATGCAGGCACGGCCGGCTCGGGCGGCGTAGGTGGTGTCGGCGGCGACGGCGGTGCTGGCAACGGCGGCGGGAACGGCGGTAACGCTGGAAACTCCGGCAAGGGCGGTGACGGCGGCGCTGGCGGCGCCGGTGGTGCTCCGAATACCGGTACCACTGGCGGTGACGGCGGTAATGGTGCCAACGGCGGCGACGGCGGCAACCACGCCAGCGGTGGCAAGGGCGGACAAGGCCTGGGCGGCGGAACCGACGGCGACGACGGCCAAGACGGTGACCCCGGATTGGGCGGTAGCGGCGGCGCAGCGGGCACACCCGGTGCGAACGCCAATCCCGGTACTGCGGGCAGCGACGGTAACCCCGGCACCTAA